In Sphingomonas phyllosphaerae 5.2, the following are encoded in one genomic region:
- the rfbB gene encoding dTDP-glucose 4,6-dehydratase: MRIFVTGGAGFIGSALVRHLIEHTDHAVLNFDKLTYAGTLSTVERVAQSSRYRFVQGDICDAEAVRAAIAAFRPDIVTHLAAESHVDRSIDGPGAFVQTNVVGTYTMLAEARAYWLTLDEDAKAAFRFHHISTDEVYGSLGDTGLFTEQTPYDPRSPYSASKAGSDHLVSAWGHTYGLPVLITNCSNNYGPYHFPEKLIPLMIVKALAGDALPVYGAGDQVRDWLFVEDHVRALQAVFERGAVGRTYNVGGHNEKQNIEVVRTVCAILDRLRPRGDGQSYAEQITSVADRPGHDKRYAIDAARIGDELGWQPQETFETGIEKTVRWYLDNEAWWRPLVDARASERRGIA; encoded by the coding sequence ATGCGCATCTTCGTCACCGGCGGGGCCGGGTTCATCGGCTCGGCGCTCGTCCGCCACCTGATCGAGCATACCGACCACGCGGTGCTCAACTTCGACAAGCTGACTTATGCCGGCACGCTGTCGACGGTCGAGCGCGTCGCGCAATCCAGCCGCTATCGCTTCGTACAGGGCGACATCTGCGACGCCGAGGCCGTCCGCGCGGCGATCGCGGCGTTCCGCCCCGACATCGTCACGCACCTCGCGGCCGAGAGCCATGTCGACCGTTCGATCGACGGGCCGGGCGCGTTCGTGCAGACCAACGTCGTCGGCACCTATACGATGCTGGCGGAGGCGCGCGCTTACTGGCTGACGCTGGACGAGGATGCAAAGGCGGCGTTCCGTTTCCACCATATCTCGACCGACGAAGTGTATGGCTCGCTCGGCGACACCGGGCTGTTCACGGAGCAGACGCCCTACGATCCGCGCTCGCCCTACTCGGCGTCGAAGGCCGGATCGGATCACCTCGTCTCGGCGTGGGGGCATACCTACGGGCTGCCGGTGCTCATCACCAATTGCTCGAACAATTACGGGCCGTATCACTTTCCCGAAAAGCTGATCCCGCTGATGATCGTCAAGGCGCTCGCGGGCGACGCGCTGCCGGTCTACGGCGCGGGCGACCAGGTGCGCGACTGGCTGTTCGTCGAGGATCACGTCCGCGCGCTACAGGCGGTGTTCGAGCGCGGGGCGGTCGGGCGGACCTACAATGTTGGCGGGCACAACGAGAAGCAGAACATCGAGGTGGTGCGCACGGTCTGCGCGATCCTCGACCGGCTGCGCCCGCGTGGCGACGGCCAGAGCTATGCCGAACAGATCACCTCGGTCGCCGATCGTCCCGGTCACGACAAGCGCTATGCGATCGATGCCGCGCGGATCGGCGACGAACTCGGCTGGCAGCCGCAGGAGACGTTCGAAACCGGGATCGAGAAGACGGTGCGCTGGTATCTCGACAACGAGGCGTGGTGGCGTCCGCTGGTCGACGCCAGGGCATCCGAGCGGCGCGGGATCGCGTGA
- the rfbD gene encoding dTDP-4-dehydrorhamnose reductase has protein sequence MRELLVTGANGQLGRELQRASLPEGWRVVALDRAALDLTDPRAIAAKVAERPWAAVINGAAYTAVDKAESDQVAAWQVNALAPAAFATACATANIPLVQVSTDYVFPGDRDGAWQVGDAVAPLGVYGASKLGGELAVRTSGARHAIVRTAWVVSAHGNNFVKTMLHVGAERGALRVVADQHGSPTSAADLADALMRVAVRLADDPQAPTGTFHFSNVGATTWAGFAEEIFRQSAARGGATATVEPIATADYPTPARRPGNSLLAHDAIERAYGITPRPWRDALGDILDELIGATK, from the coding sequence ATGCGTGAGTTGCTGGTCACCGGGGCCAACGGTCAGCTCGGACGGGAGCTGCAACGCGCGAGCCTGCCCGAGGGCTGGCGGGTGGTGGCGCTCGACCGCGCCGCGCTCGACCTCACCGATCCGCGCGCGATCGCGGCCAAGGTGGCGGAGCGGCCATGGGCGGCGGTCATCAACGGTGCCGCCTATACCGCGGTCGACAAGGCGGAGAGCGACCAGGTCGCGGCGTGGCAGGTCAATGCGCTCGCCCCCGCCGCCTTCGCTACGGCATGCGCGACGGCGAACATCCCGCTGGTGCAGGTGTCGACCGATTACGTCTTTCCCGGCGATCGTGACGGAGCGTGGCAGGTCGGCGATGCGGTCGCGCCGCTCGGCGTCTATGGCGCATCGAAGCTGGGCGGCGAGCTGGCGGTGCGCACCAGCGGCGCGCGCCACGCGATCGTCCGTACCGCCTGGGTGGTGTCGGCGCACGGCAACAATTTCGTCAAGACGATGCTGCACGTCGGCGCCGAGCGCGGAGCGTTGCGCGTCGTCGCCGATCAGCACGGCTCCCCCACCAGCGCCGCCGATCTCGCCGACGCCCTGATGCGCGTCGCGGTACGGCTGGCCGACGATCCGCAGGCGCCGACCGGCACCTTCCATTTCAGCAACGTCGGCGCGACGACCTGGGCGGGGTTTGCGGAAGAGATCTTCCGCCAGTCCGCCGCGCGCGGCGGCGCGACCGCGACGGTCGAGCCGATCGCGACCGCCGACTATCCGACGCCCGCGCGCCGCCCCGGCAACTCGCTGCTCGCGCACGATGCGATCGAACGCGCGTACGGCATCACGCCCCGGCCGTGGCGCGACGCGCTCGGCGACATCCTCGACGAACTGATCGGAGCCACGAAGTGA
- the rfbA gene encoding glucose-1-phosphate thymidylyltransferase RfbA, which yields MKGVILAGGSSTRLHPATLAVNKQLLPVYDKPMIYYPLSVLMLAGIREILIISSPEYLGNYQRLFGDGSAFGLAIAYAEQPAPEGLAQAFTIGADFIGTDNVALVLGDNIFFGAHLTDLLASAVARTHGATVFSYRVEDPERYGVVELAADGKALSLEEKPAQPKSNYAVTGLYFYDNRVVQMARDLKPSARAELEITDLNRLYMEAGDLHVEQMGRGYAWLDTGTHDSLLEASEFVRTLQHRQGIQIACLEEIAFEMGFITAEQARAAGEKFAKTAYGRAILRAVEERVSLSGTPG from the coding sequence GTGAAGGGTGTCATCCTGGCCGGCGGATCGAGCACCCGGCTCCACCCGGCGACGCTGGCGGTCAACAAGCAGCTGCTGCCGGTCTACGACAAGCCGATGATCTATTATCCGCTGTCGGTGCTGATGCTCGCCGGCATCCGCGAGATCCTGATCATTTCCAGCCCCGAATATCTCGGCAATTACCAGCGCCTGTTCGGCGACGGCAGCGCGTTCGGGCTGGCGATCGCCTATGCCGAGCAGCCCGCCCCCGAGGGGCTGGCGCAGGCGTTCACGATCGGCGCGGACTTCATCGGCACCGACAATGTCGCGCTGGTGCTGGGCGATAACATCTTCTTCGGCGCGCATCTGACCGACCTGCTGGCGAGCGCAGTCGCGCGGACGCACGGCGCGACCGTGTTCAGCTACCGCGTCGAGGATCCCGAGCGCTACGGCGTGGTGGAATTGGCGGCGGACGGCAAGGCGCTGAGCCTTGAGGAAAAGCCCGCGCAGCCGAAGTCGAATTATGCGGTGACCGGCCTGTATTTCTACGACAACCGCGTCGTGCAGATGGCGCGCGATCTGAAGCCGAGCGCGCGCGCCGAGCTGGAGATCACCGATCTCAACCGCCTCTACATGGAAGCGGGCGATCTTCACGTCGAGCAGATGGGGCGCGGCTATGCGTGGCTCGACACCGGCACCCACGACAGCCTGCTGGAAGCCAGCGAGTTCGTCCGTACGCTCCAGCACCGCCAGGGCATCCAGATCGCCTGCCTGGAAGAGATCGCGTTCGAGATGGGCTTTATCACCGCGGAGCAGGCACGCGCGGCCGGCGAGAAGTTCGCCAAGACTGCCTACGGTCGCGCGATCCTGCGTGCCGTGGAGGAACGGGTATCGTTGTCCGGCACACCAGGATGA